The Pecten maximus chromosome 12, xPecMax1.1, whole genome shotgun sequence genome includes a region encoding these proteins:
- the LOC117339391 gene encoding small integral membrane protein 8-like, which translates to MGNDNPANKQTTSKETAPEPGSGIRSTKTTSVFRVVNFELYARPNTFTMALGATLFLSAVGYIIYMRNRDTKDNNKLYNAMDEDGSLVRRERVSKWD; encoded by the exons ATGGGGAACGACAATCCggcaaataaacaaacaacatcCAAAGAAACTGCTCCTGAACCTGGTTCTGGGATTCGTTCGACAAAAACTACCTCGGTGTTCAGAGTTGTGAACTTCGAATTATATGCAAGACCT AACACCTTCACCATGGCTCTGGGTGCTACACTGTTCCTTAGCGCTGTTGGATACATCATATACATGAGAAATCGAGACACAAAAGACAATAATAAGCTGTACAATGCTATGGACGAAGACGGCAGTTTGGTTCGACGAGAACGAGTATCAAAGTGGGATTAA
- the LOC117339390 gene encoding short/branched chain specific acyl-CoA dehydrogenase, mitochondrial-like: MSASMTLGRSLCHTLRRVPKILSAPRVRRCLRSREFNTTCKSLTLERGQDFGEIRPPVDLLSSEETMMKESVAKVAKEVIQPLVRKMDAESQMDKSVMDALFQNGLMGVEIPAEYGGTNGSFFMANLVIEELAKVDASVSVMCDVQNTLINSLLLKLGTKEQKDKYLPRLATDTIGSFCLSETESGSDAFAMKMSALKQGDVYLLNGTKIWITNAEHAGLFLVMANANPTAGYKGITTFLVDRDAEGLSIGKKEDKLGIRASSTCPVHFDNVKVPASSVLGEVGHGYKYAIEILNEGRIGIGSQMLGLAEGCFNATVPYTQERKQFGKRIWDFQAMQHQIAYVATQIEACRLLIYNAARKKEAGEPFIKEAAMAKYYASEVAALTTTKCLEWMGGVGYTKDYPIEKYYRDCKIGTIYEGTSNIQLNTIAKCIEAEGIKS; this comes from the exons ATGTCTGCTTCCATG ACTCTGGGGAGGAGTCTCTGTCATACCCTCAGGAGGGTACCAAAGATTCTGTCTGCCCCGAGGGTGAGAAGATGTCTACGTTCTCGAGAATTCAACACTACATGCAAATCATTAACATTGGAACGTGGCCAAGACTTTGGAGAAATCCGTCCACCGGTAGATCTTCTGTCTTCGGAGGAAACAATGATGAAAGAATCAG TTGCCAAAGTAGCTAAAGAGGTCATCCAACCCCTGGTAAGGAAGATGGATGCAGAAAGTCAAATGGACAAATCTGTTATGGATGCTTTGTTTCAAAATGGG TTGATGGGTGTAGAGATTCCTGCTGAGTATGGTGGTACCAATGGGTCTTTCTTCATGGCCAATCTTGTGATAGAGGAGCTGGCTAAAGTGGACGCATCGGTCAGTGTCATGTGCGATGTACAAAACACGCTCATCAACTCTCTCCTTCTAAAACTTGGTACCAAAGAACAAAAGGACAAGTACCTTCCCAGGCTCGCCACAgacaca ATTGGGAGTTTTTGCTTGTCCGAGACAGAATCTGGATCTGATGCATTTGCTATGAAGATGTCAGCCCTAAAACAAGGTGATGTCTATCTTCTGAATGGAACGAAAATTTGGATCACTAATGCGGAACATGCTGGCCTGTTTTTAGTCATGGCGAATGCCAACCCTACAGCT GGTTACAAGGGAATCACAACTTTCCTTGTAGACAGAGACGCAGAGGGACTTAGTATCGGAAAGAAAGAGGACAAGTTGGGAATACGCGCCTCTAGTACATGTCCTGTACATTTTGATAATGTCAAG GTCCCTGCCAGCAGTGTGTTGGGAGAAGTAGGACATGGGTATAAGTATGCCATAGAGATCCTCAACGAAGGACGCATAGGAATCGGGTCACAG ATGTTAGGATTAGCTGAAGGCTGTTTCAATGCAACTGTACCCTACACACAGGAGAGAAAGCAATTTGGAAAACGTATCTGGGATTTTCAG GCAATGCAGCATCAGATAGCGTATGTAGCCACGCAGATTGAGGCTTGTCGTCTGCTCATTTACAATGCTGCCCGGAAGAAAGAGGCTGGTGAGCCTTTCATAAAGGAGGCAGCTATGGCCAAGTACTATGCATCAGAG GTTGCGGCATTGACGACGACAAAATGTCTGGAATGGATGGGAGGTGTGGGTTACACCAAGGACTACCCTATAGAGAAGTACTACAGAGACTGTAAAATAG gAACTATTTATGAAGGAACATCCAACATTCAACTAAACACGATAGCTAAGTGTATAGAGGCAGAGGGCATCAAATCATGA